In the genome of Bosea sp. ANAM02, the window GAAAGGCGTCGTCTTCGGCGTCGGTGAGCGTGATCTCGGGAGGCATGGTCGTTTGAAGGCAGTTTACTCGGCGGCGATACGGGTCGGTGTCTGATTAAACGGAATGGCCATCAGGATGGCGTCCCTGGACGATTCGACAAAGTCCGGATCGGTTCGCAACTCGTCGATCGAGCGCGGCTCGGGAAAATCGGAAGCTGTATCCTCGACCCAGTGTTCTGCCGCAAATGCGAGGACTTCCTGTGCCTGGGCGAACGCCTCTTCCAGCGTATCGCCAGCCGTGAACACGCCGTTCACATCCGGAAAAAACACGCCGTAGCAGGATGTCTCGTCCTTGTGGACGACTGCAATGTAGTGTCGCATGGCGACGTCCGTTCAATCTCGATCCCAGCCGGCATCCCTATATATCGCATGGACGGTCCCGATTGGAATGTCCCGCTTCGGATGGGGCACGATCACCATGCGTTTCGTCGCCTCGTGCACGAACTTCTGATGCGAGCCGCGCGTGCTCTTCAGGGCGAAGCCATCGCGCTTCAGGCGGCGGATGATGTCAGCGCTGTTGGTAAGCATCGGGACCTACTGATTCGCATCGGACCCAATCCATATATCCTAAGGGTTTGACATAGTAAGCAATGTTCATTTTTTGTTCTACGTCGAAAAGGTGTCAAACCATCCAATCCACAAGATGGATCGATCACCCCGCCTTCTGCACGAAGGAATCCAGCACCATCTTCCGCCCTGCCTTGTCGAAGTCGACGGTCAGCTTGTTGCCGTCGACGCTCGCCACCGATCCCGGGCCGAACTTGACGTGGAAGACGCGGGCGCCTTCGCCATAGGCGGATTCGCCGGATGATTTCGCCGTCAGCTCGCCCTCGATCAGCAGCGGTCCCCGCTGGCGCGAGCCGCCACCGAAATTGCCTTGGCCGAAGCCGCGGCCGCTTTCCGAGAATCCGCTGCCGGACCCGCCATTTCTGGCCCGGTTTTCCTGCGCGCGCTGCCAGCCCGGCGTGTTGTAGGTCGAACCGAAGCTCTCCATCCGGTCGAAGCGCGAGGCGCCGTAGCCGCCCTGCGAATAGCTGGTCGGAGCCTGCTCGACCTCGACATGCTCCTCCGGCAATTCGTCGATGAAGCGTGAGGGCAGGCTGGTCTGCCAGAGGCCGTGAATGCGGCGGTTCGAGGCGAAATAGAGCTTCAGCTTCTTGCGGGCGCGGGTGAGGCCGACATGGGCGAGGCGGCGCTCCTCCTCCAGTCCCGCGCGGCCGCTCTCGTCGAGGGCGCGCTGGTTCGGAAACAGGCCTTCCTCCCAGCCGGGCAGGAAGACCGTATCGAATTCCAGCCCCTTGGCGGCGTGCAGCGTCATGATCGAGACGCGCGCCTCGGCCTCGCCATCGGCGACATCCATGACCAGCGAGACGTGCTCGAGGAAGGCCGGCAGGTCCGGGAATTCGTCGAGCGAGCGGACGAGTTCCTTGAGGTTTTCCAGCCGCCCGGCGGCATCGGCCGAGCGGTCCTTCTTCCACATCTCGGTATAGCCGGATTCCTCCAGCACCAGCTCGGCCAGCTCGCCCTGCGGCATGTGCTCGGCGCGTTTCGACCAGCGGCCGAAAGCGTCGACCAGTTCGCGCAGCGCGGTGCGGGCCTTGGGCTTCAACTCGTCGCTCTCGACCGCGGCGCGGGCCGATTGCATCAGCGAGAAGCCGGTGGCGCGGGCGTGGTTGTGCAGGAGCTGGACGGTCGCGTCGCCGAGCCCGCGCTTCGGCACGTTGACGATGCGCTCGAAGGCGAGATCGTCGGTGGCCGAGACCACGCAGCGCAGATAGGCGAGCGCATCGCGGATTTCGGCGCGCTCGTAAAAGCGCGGGCCGCCGATGACGCGATAAGGCACGCCGGCCTGGACGAAGCGCTCCTCGATCTCGCGCATCTGGGCGGAGATGCGCACGAGCACCGCGACCTCGGCGAGGTTGTGCTTGTTCGCCTGCATCGCCTCGATCTCGTCGGAGATCAGGCGGGCCTCCTCCTGGCTGTCCCAGGCGCCGGTGATGGTGACCTTCTCGCCGAGCGCGTCCTCGGTGCGCAAGGTCTTGCCGAGGCGGCCCTCGTTGCGGGCGATCAGCTTGGAGGCGGTGGCGAGGATATGGCCGGTCGAACGGTAGTTGCGCTCCAGCCGGATCACGGTCGCGCCGGGGAAATCGTGCTCGAAGCGCAGGATGTTGTCGACCTCGGCGCCGCGCCAGCCATAGATCGACTGATCGTCGTCGCCGACGCAGCAGATGTTGCGGCGGCCCTGGGCCAGCAGGCGCAGCCAGAGATACTGCGCCGTGTTGGTGTCCTGGTACTCGTCGACGAGGATGTAGCGGAAGCGGTCGTGATAGGTCTGGAGCACGTCCGGATAGTCGCGGAACAGCGTCAGGCAGTGCAGCAGGAGATCGCCGAAATCGACGGCGTTCAGCGCCGTCAGGCGCTCCTGATAGGCGGCGTAGAGCTTGCCGCCCTTGCCATTGGCGAAGACGGCGGCCTCGCCATGCGGCACGTCCTTGGGCGCCAGGCCGCGGTTCTTCCAGCTATCGATGAAGCCGGCCAGCATGCGGCCGGGCCAGCGCTTCTCGTCGATGCCCTCGGCCTGGATCACCTGCTTCATCAGGCGGATCTGGTCGTCGGTGTCGAGGATGGTGAAGTCGCTGCGCAGGTCGAGCAGTTCGGCATGACGGCGCAGCAGCTTGGCCGAGATCGAATGGAAGGTGCCGAGCCAGGGCATGCCCTCGGCGACCGGGCCGACGAGATGGGCGACGCGCTCCTTCATCTCGCGCGCCGCCTTGTTGGTGAAGGTGACGGCGAGGATTTGGGACGGGTAGGCACGGCTGGTCGAGATCAAGTGACCGATGCGGGTGGTGAGCACGCGGGTCTTGCCGGTGCCGGCGCCCGCCAGCACCAGAACCGGGCCTTCCGTCGCCTCGACCGCCTGGCGCTGCTCCGGGTTCAGCCCCGCGAGATAGCCGGCCGCCGGCTGCGCGGCTGCGCGCGCGGCGAGGCCGCCGGGGCGCGGCGGGGGAGCGGAAAAGGGGTCTGCGTCGGACAAGGGTGTGCGCTGCTCGTGCGTGATTCGTTCTGGTGGCAATATAGGGTGACAGGAGCCGAATTGCGCCCCCTTCTCGGAAAGCTTGATGGTGTCATCCCGGGCGGAGCGAAGCGCAGACCCGGGATCCATGCCTGAGCGCCGCCGATGCAGGTTCAGGCATGGATCCCGGATCGGCGCCGCTTCGCGGCTTGTCCGGGATGACGGCGCAGAAGGATCGGAGGATTGGCAATGGTGGATCATGCAACCCGGCCCGACTGGGAAATCATCAACCAGGTGCCGGTGCTGGCCGGCTACGACGCCTTCGCCGCCGATCCGGTGCTGCCGGGGATCGTCGCGGCCTTCGGCGCCGATTGGGCGCGCGAGCGGCTGCATGAGGCGGGGCGGACGGTGGGCTCGGCTGATGTGCAGGAGCTGGCCTGGCTCGCCAACCGCTACTCGCCCGAGCTGAAGGCCTTCGACCGCTTCGGCAACCGCATCGACGAGATCGCCTTTCACCCGGCCTGGCACGAGCTGATGGGGCTCGCGATCGGGCAGGAGACGCATGCGCTCGCCTGGAACCGGCCGGAGCCCGGGGCGCAGGTGGCGCGCGCTGCCCTGCAATATCTCTGGTACGGCGCTGAAAGCGGCATCTGCTGCCCGATCAGCATGACCTATGCCGCCGTGCCGGTGCTGAAGCAGGACGCCGCGCTGTGGGAGCAGTGGGGCAAGCTCATCACGTCCGATTGTTACGATCCGCAGCAGGGGCCGGCGCATCTCAAGACGGGCGCGACCGTCGGCACCGCGATGACCGAGACGCAAGGTGGCTCGGACCTGCGCCAGACCCAGACGACGGCCGAGGATAATCGCGACGGCACATGGTCGCTGCACGGGCGGAAATGGTTCTTCTCGGTGCCGCATTCCGACGTCTTCCTGACGCTGGCACGGACGGGCGAGGGCATTTCCTGCTTCGCCGTGCCGGGCTGGCTGCCGGATGGTTCGCGCAACGGCGTCGCGATCCAGCGCTTGAAGGACAAGATCGGCAATCGCTCGAATGCCTCCTCGGAAGTCGAATTCAGGGGAGCGATCGGCCATCTGATCGGTGAGCCGGGCCGCGGCATCCGCACGGGCCTGTCGATGAACCATAATTCGCGGCTCGATATCGCGGCGGCGTCATCCGGGTTGATGCGGATGGCGGTGTCGCTCGCGGCGCATCACGCCCAGCATCGTCGCGCCTTCCAGAAGGCGCTGATCGACCAGCCGATCATGCAGAACGTGCTGGCGGACCTAGCTATCGAGGCCGAGGCGGCGGCCTGGCTCGCCTTCCGGCTGTTCGCGGCGCTCGACCGGCAGGAGGCGTCGGAAAGCGAGCGCTCGCTGGCGCGGGTCGGGGCGCCGATCGCGAAATACTGGATCACGCGGCGGGCGCCGGCCGTCGTCACGGAGGCGCTGGAATGCCATGGCGGCAACGGCTTCATCGAGGAGAACCCGACGGCGCGGCTCTACAGGGAGGCGCCGCTCAACGCGATCTGGGAGGGCTCGGGCAACGTGATCTGCCTCGACGTGCTGCGCTCGCTGGCGCGCGAGGCAGTGGCGGTCGATGTGCTGCGGGCGGAGCTGATGGCGGCGGCGGGAGCTGACCGGCGCTACGATGCGGCGTTGAAGCGTCTGGAGGCGGAGTTGCCGGAGATGATGCGCAACGAGGGGCAGGCGCGGCGGTTGACGGAGCGGCTGGCGCTGATGCTGCAGGGTTCGCTGCTGCTGCGGAATGCGCCGGCTGCCGTGGCGCATGCGTTCATCGCGACCCGGCTGGATGGCGCATGGTCAGGGCAGTTCGGAGACCTGCCACCGGCGGTGGATGCGGCGGTGCTGGCGCGACGGGCTGTGCCGGTCGTGAGCCAGACTCGTTTAGCGCGGGGAACCCTCTCCCGTAGGGAGAGGGCAGGGTGAGGGGTAGTCCGCTGGACACTGTGGCCGTGACCTGACCGTTGCCGCCGTTGGCTTCGCGCCTCACTAGTCCGGGGCCCACACCTCACCCCTGCCCCTCTCCTTACAGGAGAGGGGTTCCCCGCGCCTTCTGGTTCAAGAGATGGTCGGGACAAGCCCGACCATGACGGCGGTGCGCGTTGCTACGCTTCCGGCTCGAAATTCATCGCCTCGCCGTTGATGCAGTAGCGCAGGCCGGTGGGCGGCGGGCCGTCCGGGAAGACATGGCCGAGATGGCCGCCGCAATTGGCGCAATGGACCTCGACGCGGAGCATGCCGTAGCTGCGATCCTCGGTGGTGCCGACCGCACCTTCCAGCGGCTGGTCGAAGCTCGGCCAGCCGGTGCCGCTCTCGAACTTCTTGCCGGACTTGAACAGCTTCTGGTCGCAGCCGGCGCAGGAGAAGGTGCCGGCGCGCTTCTCGTAGTTCAGCGCGCAGGAGCCGGCCCGCTCGGTGCCGTGGCCGCGCAGGATGCGATACTGCTCCGGCGTCAGGCGCGCGCGCCATTCGGCGTCGGTGAGCTGGAAGGGGAAGTTCTCCTCGTGCTTCTTCCCGGCTCCGAACATGCTCATCAGACCCATCGCGATCTCCTTCCTGGCGGCAGCGCCTCATCGGCTTTCGTGCCGCCAATATGGGGCTTCGCGCGCGAAATTTCAGCCCCGCTTGCCGCGGGTGCTTTCACGAGGCCGTGGTGACCGTCACCGGACCGTCACGCGACTCCTCTAGCAGCCCGGCCACCCGCACAGGGAGGAAAACCGGTGACGCAACAGGCGACGCAGACGGCGCGCGCGGCCCGCCGCATGACGAGCTCCGGCCTGGGACAGGCTGTCAGACGCAGCAAAAAACTGTCCAAGGCCGGAATGCTGGAATGGCTGTTCGCCCGCGCCTTCTCCGGACTGGTCTATCCGCAGATCTGGGAGGACCCGGTCGTCGACATGGCGGCGCTTGAACTCAAGGCCGGCGACCATGTCGTGGCGATCGCGTCGGGCTCCTGCAACATCCTCTCCTATCTCACGGCAGCGCCGATCCGGGTCAGCGCGGTCGATCTCAACGCCACCCATATCGCGCTCGGTCGGCTGAAGCTCGCGGCTCTGGCACGGATGGAGCGGCAGGAGGATTTCCTGCGCTTCTTCGGCCGGGCCAACGAGAGCGCCAATGTCGCACTCTACGATCGTGAGATCGCTCCGCACCTCGATGCCGTCTCGCGCGGCTACTGGGAGGGGCGGGGCCTGAACGGCCGGCGCCGGATCAATCTCTTCGCTAGGGGATTCCACCGCTACGGCCTGCTCGGCCGCTTCATCGGCACCGGACATGTGCTGGCGCGACTGCTCGGCGGCAATCCGAAGGCGATGCTGGCGGCGCGCGATCTGGCCGAGCAGCGGGCGCTCTACGACAGGCACCTCGCGCCGGTCTTCGAGCGCAGGCTGGTGCGCTGGCTGGTGCGCCAGCCGGCCTCGCTCTATGGGCTCGGCATTCCGCCGGCGCAATACAAGGCGCTGGCCGCCGATGGCGAGGACGGCATCCTGGGTGCCTTGAAGCTCCGGCTGGAGCGGCTGGCCTGCGGATTCGACCTGAAGGAGAATTATTTCGCCCAGCAGGCGTTTGGCCGGCGCTATGGCGAAGGGCCGGATGCGGCCTTCCCGCCCTATCTCCAGAAGCGACATTTCGCGGTGGTGAAGGAACGGGCTCCGAGCGTGTCCCATCGCCAGAGCGCGGTCACGTCCTTCCTCGAAGACCAGCCGGCCGAGAGCTGCGACGCCTATGTGCTGCTCGACGCGCAGGACTGGATGAACGACGCCGATCTCACGGCGCTGTGGTCGCAGATCACGCGCACCGCCCGGCCGGGGGCGCGGGTGATCTTCCGCACCGCCGCCGACGAGCGCCTGCTGCCGGGCCGGGTGCCGGCCGCGATCCTCGACCAATGGCATTACGAGGAAGAGAAGAGCCGCGCGCTCTGCCGGCGGGATCGCTCGGCGATCTATGGCGGCTTCCACCTCTATGTCCTGAAGGGGCAGGCGCGGTGAGTGCGGCCGAGGCGCCGGCCGGTTCCGCCGCCGGGCTGATGGACCGGATCTACCGGCACCAGCGCCATATCTACGATGCCAGCCGGAAGTTCTATCTGCTCGGTCGCGACCAGCTCATCGACGGCTTGCAGCCGCCGAAGGGCGGGAGCGTGCTGGAGATCGGCTGCGGCACCGGGCGCAACCTGATCCGCATCGCGCAGCATTATCCGGATTGCGCCTGCCATGGCCTCGACGTTTCCAGCGCAATGCTGGCGACGGCGCAGGGCTCTGTGGCGAAGGCCGGGCTTGAGGGGCGGATCGCGCTCGCGCAGGCCGATGCCACGGGTTTCGACTCCCAAGCTCTGTTCGGCCGCGCCGGTTTCGACCGGATCGTGATCTCCTATGCGCTTTCGATGATTCCGCCCTGGCAGGGCGTCGTCGCCGAGGCCCTGCGTCGGCTTAGGCCCGGCGGCTCGTTGCATATCGTCGATTTCGGCGATCAGGCCGGCTTGCCGGCGCCGTTCAAGGCGGCGCTGCTGCGCTGGCTCGCGCTGTTTCATGTCACGCCGCGCGAGGACCTGCCCGAGATCGTGCGAGCGATGTCTGAGGTCGCTGGGGCCGATTGCCGGGTCAGTGCGCCCTATCGCGGCTACGCCGTGCATGCGGTGGCGACGCGGCGCCGGGACACGGCATAGGGATGCGTCAGCCTTTTCCCGCATCGGCTTTGTCGGAAAGCCCCGTCACACGTTTCGGGCCGATGCTTTAGCGCTTATGCTCGTTGGCGATGGATGCCGCCGACGCCCCGCCCGACCATAGCCGCTTCGAAGCCCTGCGCGACCGGCTGCGCCAACTCTATCACGGCCGCTCGCCGACGGCTTTGCGCTTCCAGGCGGTGACGACGGTCGTCGACCTCCTGATCCTCGCCTTCTTCATCCTGACGCCGCTGCTCAGGGAAAATCCGGCCTTCCTCTGGATCGACTACTCCGTCGCTGTGGTCATGATCGCCGAAATCGCGGCGCGCCTGCTGGCCTCGACCAACATGCTCCGGCTGCTGCGCCAGCCGACCATGCTGCTCGATCTCTTCATCCTGCTGACGCTGCTGGCGCCGCAATGGCTGGAGAATTTCGGCTTCCTGCGCATCCTCAGGCTGTGGTCGCTCTCGCATAAGGGCATCGTCTGGGCGCAATTCCGTCAAACCCGCTTCCGCGAATGGGAGACCGTGGTCCGGGCGCTCAGCAATATCGCGACCTTCCTCTTCGTGGTGACCGGCTTCGTCTACACCTTCTTCTTCCGGCACGAGGGCGGGCTGGAGAGCTATGTCCAGGCGCTCTATTTCACGGTCGCGACAGTGACGACGACCGGCTTCGGCGACGTGACCCTGCCGGGCGTGGCCGGCAAGCTGACCTCGATCGTGGTGATGATCGTGGGGATCACGCTCTTCGTGCGGCTGGCGCAGGCGCTGTTCCGCCCGAACAAGGTGCTGTTTCCCTGCCCCGAATGCGCCTTGCAGCGTCACGAGCCGGATGCGGTCTACTGCAAGGCCTGCGGGCACAAGCTGAAGATACCCGACGACGATCCGTGAGTTACCGCGGAGAGATGTGGTTCCAACCTAGTCGCCACTGCCTCGCCGTCATGGTCGGGCCCGTCCCGACCATCCACGTCTTCGGCGATGCCATGCGTGTCCGAGACGTGGATGCTCGCCACAAGGGCGAGCATGACGGCACTCGAAGCCAGATCGATGGGCTGGCAGTGTGACAGAAGCTGCTCAGTGCCGGGTTTGGGTCACCGTCTCGGTCTCGCGCTCCTCGGCGGTCTCTTCGACCCGGATCGCCGACTTGCGTGGCATGCCGATGATGCGGCCGATCGTGGCCGGCAGCGGCATCATGCTGTGCGCCGCCTTCATCAGGGCGATGTTGGCGAGGATGTCGGCCGGGAAGGGCGTGACCTTGCGATGGACCATGTCGACATGCAGCGACAGGTTCTCGCTGGTCGCCGCGAGCCAGCCCTCGTTGGCGTGCCGCATTTCGAGATAGTAATGCAGCCGCTTGTCGTCGAAGGCGATGAGCTGCGCGGTGATGCGCACGGTATCGCCCTCGGTCAGTTCACGCTTGTAGAGGATGTGGCACTCCGCCGCGAAGGTGGAGGCATGGCGCGTCTCGACATAGTCGCGGGTCAATCCAACCAGGGAGAAGACCTCGTCGACCGCCCGGTCGAACAGCACATGGTAATAGGCCATGTTGAGATGGCCGTTATAGTCGATCCATTGCGGCTCGACCCGCATCGCCGACGAGACGAAAGGCGCGAAGAACAGCGCCGGGGCGCGCATATCGTGTTTCATCTTCGCCTCCCTGACAGGCGCCTCGTTCAAGGCCCGGCGGCATTATTGCCGCTGCCCATTCGACCGTCTCATGATCTAGTATGCATCGCTCGCAAGCGGCGTCAGCATTCTGGGCCCGCCAGTATGGCAGGACCATGTCGAAGCGTAACCGATTGCGAAACCGATCTGTTCCAAATCTAGAGGCTGGTAGGGGCTATGGGAAGGATTTGATGAGGTCAAAACGGCAGGGATGGGAGGAGCGTTGCGCCGCCGATACCACTGGTATCGGCAAGCGATGCGACGCTGCAGCCCTGCCGTTTTCACCTCACCTGAAGGGCGCGGCGCTTTTGAGCGACTGCTACGTCGTTCTTCGTAGCAAGCCGGAAGGCTTGCGTCCTCGAACTCCTTGCATTCGCTCAAAATCGCCAGCGTCAAATCCATCCCATAGCCCCTACCAGCCTCTAAGCGCCAGAACCGGACCTTGACAATGAGCCTGCCCAGCGTCGCCCTTCATGACAGCCCTGCCTCCGCCGCAGTGCTGCCGCCCACGCCGGAGGCGATCGCAGCGGTGACGCAAGCGCTCGCCGCGAGCTTCGGCAACCGGCTGGTCACCAGCCTCGCCGTGCGCCAGCAGCATGGCCACACGCTGACCTGGATCCCGAACCAGCCGCCGGATGCGGTGGTGTTCCCGCAGAGCACCGAAGAGGTCTCGCAGATCGTCAAGCTCTGCGCCGCCCATGGCGTGCCGGTTATCGCTTTCGGCACAGGCACTTCGCTGGAAGGGCATGTGAACGCGG includes:
- a CDS encoding type II toxin-antitoxin system HicB family antitoxin; this encodes MRHYIAVVHKDETSCYGVFFPDVNGVFTAGDTLEEAFAQAQEVLAFAAEHWVEDTASDFPEPRSIDELRTDPDFVESSRDAILMAIPFNQTPTRIAAE
- a CDS encoding type II toxin-antitoxin system HicA family toxin, yielding MLTNSADIIRRLKRDGFALKSTRGSHQKFVHEATKRMVIVPHPKRDIPIGTVHAIYRDAGWDRD
- a CDS encoding UvrD-helicase domain-containing protein — its product is MSDADPFSAPPPRPGGLAARAAAQPAAGYLAGLNPEQRQAVEATEGPVLVLAGAGTGKTRVLTTRIGHLISTSRAYPSQILAVTFTNKAAREMKERVAHLVGPVAEGMPWLGTFHSISAKLLRRHAELLDLRSDFTILDTDDQIRLMKQVIQAEGIDEKRWPGRMLAGFIDSWKNRGLAPKDVPHGEAAVFANGKGGKLYAAYQERLTALNAVDFGDLLLHCLTLFRDYPDVLQTYHDRFRYILVDEYQDTNTAQYLWLRLLAQGRRNICCVGDDDQSIYGWRGAEVDNILRFEHDFPGATVIRLERNYRSTGHILATASKLIARNEGRLGKTLRTEDALGEKVTITGAWDSQEEARLISDEIEAMQANKHNLAEVAVLVRISAQMREIEERFVQAGVPYRVIGGPRFYERAEIRDALAYLRCVVSATDDLAFERIVNVPKRGLGDATVQLLHNHARATGFSLMQSARAAVESDELKPKARTALRELVDAFGRWSKRAEHMPQGELAELVLEESGYTEMWKKDRSADAAGRLENLKELVRSLDEFPDLPAFLEHVSLVMDVADGEAEARVSIMTLHAAKGLEFDTVFLPGWEEGLFPNQRALDESGRAGLEEERRLAHVGLTRARKKLKLYFASNRRIHGLWQTSLPSRFIDELPEEHVEVEQAPTSYSQGGYGASRFDRMESFGSTYNTPGWQRAQENRARNGGSGSGFSESGRGFGQGNFGGGSRQRGPLLIEGELTAKSSGESAYGEGARVFHVKFGPGSVASVDGNKLTVDFDKAGRKMVLDSFVQKAG
- a CDS encoding acyl-CoA dehydrogenase family protein — protein: MVDHATRPDWEIINQVPVLAGYDAFAADPVLPGIVAAFGADWARERLHEAGRTVGSADVQELAWLANRYSPELKAFDRFGNRIDEIAFHPAWHELMGLAIGQETHALAWNRPEPGAQVARAALQYLWYGAESGICCPISMTYAAVPVLKQDAALWEQWGKLITSDCYDPQQGPAHLKTGATVGTAMTETQGGSDLRQTQTTAEDNRDGTWSLHGRKWFFSVPHSDVFLTLARTGEGISCFAVPGWLPDGSRNGVAIQRLKDKIGNRSNASSEVEFRGAIGHLIGEPGRGIRTGLSMNHNSRLDIAAASSGLMRMAVSLAAHHAQHRRAFQKALIDQPIMQNVLADLAIEAEAAAWLAFRLFAALDRQEASESERSLARVGAPIAKYWITRRAPAVVTEALECHGGNGFIEENPTARLYREAPLNAIWEGSGNVICLDVLRSLAREAVAVDVLRAELMAAAGADRRYDAALKRLEAELPEMMRNEGQARRLTERLALMLQGSLLLRNAPAAVAHAFIATRLDGAWSGQFGDLPPAVDAAVLARRAVPVVSQTRLARGTLSRRERAG
- the msrB gene encoding peptide-methionine (R)-S-oxide reductase MsrB, with the protein product MSMFGAGKKHEENFPFQLTDAEWRARLTPEQYRILRGHGTERAGSCALNYEKRAGTFSCAGCDQKLFKSGKKFESGTGWPSFDQPLEGAVGTTEDRSYGMLRVEVHCANCGGHLGHVFPDGPPPTGLRYCINGEAMNFEPEA
- a CDS encoding DUF3419 family protein, translating into MTQQATQTARAARRMTSSGLGQAVRRSKKLSKAGMLEWLFARAFSGLVYPQIWEDPVVDMAALELKAGDHVVAIASGSCNILSYLTAAPIRVSAVDLNATHIALGRLKLAALARMERQEDFLRFFGRANESANVALYDREIAPHLDAVSRGYWEGRGLNGRRRINLFARGFHRYGLLGRFIGTGHVLARLLGGNPKAMLAARDLAEQRALYDRHLAPVFERRLVRWLVRQPASLYGLGIPPAQYKALAADGEDGILGALKLRLERLACGFDLKENYFAQQAFGRRYGEGPDAAFPPYLQKRHFAVVKERAPSVSHRQSAVTSFLEDQPAESCDAYVLLDAQDWMNDADLTALWSQITRTARPGARVIFRTAADERLLPGRVPAAILDQWHYEEEKSRALCRRDRSAIYGGFHLYVLKGQAR
- a CDS encoding class I SAM-dependent methyltransferase, producing the protein MSAAEAPAGSAAGLMDRIYRHQRHIYDASRKFYLLGRDQLIDGLQPPKGGSVLEIGCGTGRNLIRIAQHYPDCACHGLDVSSAMLATAQGSVAKAGLEGRIALAQADATGFDSQALFGRAGFDRIVISYALSMIPPWQGVVAEALRRLRPGGSLHIVDFGDQAGLPAPFKAALLRWLALFHVTPREDLPEIVRAMSEVAGADCRVSAPYRGYAVHAVATRRRDTA
- a CDS encoding potassium channel family protein: MDAADAPPDHSRFEALRDRLRQLYHGRSPTALRFQAVTTVVDLLILAFFILTPLLRENPAFLWIDYSVAVVMIAEIAARLLASTNMLRLLRQPTMLLDLFILLTLLAPQWLENFGFLRILRLWSLSHKGIVWAQFRQTRFREWETVVRALSNIATFLFVVTGFVYTFFFRHEGGLESYVQALYFTVATVTTTGFGDVTLPGVAGKLTSIVVMIVGITLFVRLAQALFRPNKVLFPCPECALQRHEPDAVYCKACGHKLKIPDDDP
- a CDS encoding thioesterase family protein, which encodes MKHDMRAPALFFAPFVSSAMRVEPQWIDYNGHLNMAYYHVLFDRAVDEVFSLVGLTRDYVETRHASTFAAECHILYKRELTEGDTVRITAQLIAFDDKRLHYYLEMRHANEGWLAATSENLSLHVDMVHRKVTPFPADILANIALMKAAHSMMPLPATIGRIIGMPRKSAIRVEETAEERETETVTQTRH